The sequence below is a genomic window from Oreochromis aureus strain Israel breed Guangdong linkage group 12, ZZ_aureus, whole genome shotgun sequence.
TTACAGGCATCTGAAACTCTAAACGTTTAAGTAGGAAAACATGCTCACTGGTGGTTCATCACTTCTCAATTTACCCCACTAACATAAGACCAAAATGCTATCCATTTCACAGGGATGCCTATTTTTCCTGCACTGCTAAAGAGATCCTCTATTAGTAATAACGTCTTTATTGTTTGGTTGTGGTTTCTCTTTACCTTTTGTTCTGGTAATAGTACTTTCAATGCATGGTCACATTTATGAttcataatttttttgtttatgttttttctacATTTGACTAGTGAAAAATCCAATGTAATCTTTCTGTAGAAAAGATGTACCCTGCTGTACTGAAATCATGTGCTGTAGCCAACACGTCTGCTCATTGGATGccgcttttgttctttttaaccCTATATGGAGCATGGTGGGCCTTGCCTTCAGTGtatgttgtttatttttgttgcatggatttatactattattacaaacaaacaagaaagaaaacacaaattccACAAATACTAATATTTTTCAATAAAGAATATAGTGTTTTTCCTAACCTTCAGTGTGCTTCTTGCTGATTTCCATTTATTGTCCTCCCTCTCCCTTGTCCCCTATCTGCTCCCCCCCCCTCCTTCCCCTTCCCCTCCCTCCACCCCTGTCCCCACCAACCCACCTACCCACCTCctctcctgctgtgacaaagatAGACGATTTCCACGCTTACTTCATTGCAGGGCCCTGAATGAGTCTATCTGCTGTCATTCATGGTGATCGTTCTCACTGAGACGCTTGAAAACGCAGTGTGCTACTTGCAGTCTAGACTCTGAGCCTTTGACCCACGGCAGCAAGGTCATATCTTGTCTGCTCGGCTACGCTGACGAACTGTCAAGCTGAAATGCGAAATCTGGAAAGCCACACTGCTGGTCTTTCCTGTATTTAAAATTCGACCTGCAATTTTCAAGCGTGCTCCGAGTAAATGCAATGTAGACTTTGCCTTTTTCTtcataaattattatttatttatttttttgaagaaaTCAAGTGTTTACGAGCAAAGTAGTCTTGTCTTTTGCACTTCTATAAGAAACTGTTTAAAAGTCAGACATGGCAGAGCATAACTGTGGCTCCCTTTGGCAGAGATCCCCTCCCCCCAAAATCTGATCAAAGCTAAATTTTATTATTCTCAGTCCCGCCATGATAGAAAAAGATCTCCTTAAGCTTAACCAGGGTATTAAAACCATATTGCAACACAGCACAAGCTAGCCTATGTCTTTATTTTCCACTCCTTGTCAAGTCTCGACAGCAGTCTGTTCGCTGCAGTTGCCAAATAGCTGTGGTTGGAGAGAGTTAAAAAAAGCATTCAAGCTATTTCCTGTCAGCTCCTGAATGTTCATATGGGCGAAGAATAGCAGAGCTTTACTGGAAGTGTATAACGCAGAGAGACAGCTGATTTCAGTAGAGCACATTTATAATGTGAATTTAATgtctagtttaattttttatatGGAACAAATTGTTCTTTACAGTTGTGTAGATAGAGACTTGGCAGGGAAACAGTTTAATATGCTTCTTACAGGCAGTGAGGTAATAATGGTTTACCTCTGAGTGCACTGACCTGCTGTCAGCTGCAGAATTTACAAGAACTGAGCTGCGTCGATGTCTGTATAGGGGTACAGTTCTTCTGATCCAGTTCCTTTGTCTGTGAAGACGAGGAGTCGATCCAGGGGCTGgaaatacatttaaagaaatgaaCGCTTGCGCTTTGTGTGGAGCACCAAAAATGGTTTTCATTCTCATGGTACTTGTGGTAACCATCATTTTCCCACCCCCACAGAAGTATTTTTCACCCTAGGTAAGAGGTAGGGCTTCATTAACATGCTATATCTCACACACAGTGACACCACATTTCACCTACTATTAATTCCAACTAATTTCCCCCCTCAGGTACCTGACAACTTCTCCTTATACTCCACAGGATCCCATTTCAACcggcaacagcaacaacagcagcagcagcacagccatGCTACCTCTTGCCGGCACTTCCAGTTAGGTCCTCAGGCCCCGCTGCCCATGGACTTCCCCATGCCCCACCCAGGGCAGCCACAGTCAGGCATTAACCCCCACCTGGCCCCACCCAGCCACCAACACGGCCCTCCGCTCCACTCGCCCCTCAACCCTTTGCCCGCTCCCCAGTTCCAGGACATCCCCGCCCCTCCCTTCCTACCTCAGGCATTACACCAGCAATACCTCCTCCAGCAGCAGATCCTCGAGGCCCAGCACCGACACATCCTGCCACCCTCCAGGTATCCACACAGCTTtatgatacaaaaaaaaataaagaggaaaagacaaaatatttggttctaaGCACCTCGTTGGTAACTACTGGAGTTGTGCAgtgacattttaaatttaaatgataaACTCTTATTTTCCAGGATGTTTTCAAATGCTTAGTTATTTGTCTTAGTAGACGGACCCCAGAGAGAGTTCCTCACCAACCCCACAGGCTGCGACCCGGCTATGAGTTTGCTCCCCCCCTCCATGTCCCTCCGCAGCCTGTGGTTCAGCAGCCCCGCTACCTGGCTGAGGGCACAGACTGGTAAGCAGTGCATCTCTCTCAATGACACATGCAGCGCCACAGAtgcaaaaagcttttttttttttttaagaagaaacATCAACAGACACCTTATTTCATAATGTGAAAAAATTTTTTACCAGCTCATCTTTGACCATTTAAGATAAATGTCAGTTACATACACATTTTAGATCTGAATGAATGAGTTCAAAATGAAGAGTTGAAAGCAAATAAATTGCTGTTGTAGCACTCTTGTCAACGGGAGTCTTGAGTGAAATCACAGAGTACAaattacaaagacaaaaaaacacacaaaataatgaCCCAAAGAATCAAGAAGTTCCCAAACTTCttcttaatgtatttatttaagtaGCTCATCGCTTAATTTTAGCTATGTGTGCTACAGCCATTTGTCTAGTTACCTTCTGCTGGTCCATGTGTATTGATTACTTTTATAATATCAACTCTCACACATTTGCTTGCATTATAACCAATTTTCATGTAATCATATCTGTTGTATCTGACCTGGTATGGGGATATAGATATTTTTTGAAAATCATATTGCAATCTCACCGTTTAAAAGATTTACCCATCGAGCAGCTACAGAAGTACACAAGTCTGCTGTTATCGAAACTCAGTGTTCCAGAGACCTCGCAGTGTTCCActggctgatttgttttttccgTTTCTGTCCAGGGATCTAAGTGTGGACGCTGGGCTTCCCCCCCACCAGTATCACATCCACCCGCTGCCGCAGCACTATCAGCACTACTTGACCTCTCCTAGGATGCACCACTTCCCTAGAAACAATGCCTCAACGCAAGTGGTGAGCTCCCCTCTGCCTCCATACGATCAATCATGTTCATCTCGATGAACTCACGGCGACTCTTCTCCTGGTTTCTGAGATTAATCTCAACACCCAGCAACCGGGGATGACCCGTGTCTCTATTGTTCTttctgatttctgctgcaaagctGACGCTAGCTTCTTTTATCTGTCATCTCCTAGGTTGTCCATGAGATCAGAAACTACCCATATCCCCAGTTGCACTTGCTGGCTCTGCAGAGTCTCAACCCCTCCCGCCACGCATCTGCAGTTAGAGAGAGCTATGAGGTTTGTGCGCCTATTTCCTCGCTCTCCTCAGCAGACGCACCAGTCTACACTAATTtatcattgttttctctgtgaCCAATCTCTGGATAGGCTTGAGCGTGTAGCTGATTTTCTTATTTCCAATTACCCAGGGCTCCAGATGCTTTAAATGGTCCAGCTGCCTTTAATCTCAtgccatttgttttcatttcgaGCAAGGTGTTCTGTTCCTTAAGGCACCGATTTGATTACATTACACACTTTAATATCTTTTTATTGTGCatatttatttctgttattttagtGGCAAAATACAGAAAGGTCCTTCCTTTAAAGGCAACTGGGATTTCTTTCATAGGAGCTTCTGCAGCTGGAGGACAGACTGGGCAGCGTAAATCGTGGAGCGGTCCAAACCACCATTGAGAGATTCACTTTCCCCCACAAGTACAAAAAGGTAGGTCTGGAGACTCTTTAGCTCCTAGCTGGATTAAATATACCTTTCTGATGTGGTACGGTAAAGGGGAAGAACTGAAGATGCGAAAGAAAGGGATAGCGAAAGGCAGCAGCAGGTTGAAAGGATCAAAGATGTGGAATGAAGGTCACGTCTGTCACTGTAGTTCAAAGGTCAAACTAATTTCCGTTGCCAGATTAGCGAGACAGGGCTGCAGTGTTCACAGTTCAAGCCGCTGCATGACTCatccagctgtctgcagataTGTACGTGGAATGAATTTAAAGAAACGTCTATGCCAAATATGACCCAAATACTCAGAATGCAAGATTATTTGGTACATTTTGAGTGAGCAGGAGTAATTGAGTCATTTCCATCTTGATGTCTATTTTTTTCTGGGAAGTATAATTCaaagactttgtttttttattctgcctgaGCTGACTCAGAGACCCCTGTGGCATAAACACTGCACACTTCAGTAATTAAAGTGTGTTTGCTCTTGTGTGGTTATCTGTGCAGAGAATACCACAGGACCTGAAGATGTGTCTGGATGATGAGGAGCTTGACACCGATG
It includes:
- the rnf165b gene encoding E3 ubiquitin-protein ligase RNF165 isoform X1; this translates as MLYLTHSDTTFHLLLIPTNFPPQVPDNFSLYSTGSHFNRQQQQQQQQHSHATSCRHFQLGPQAPLPMDFPMPHPGQPQSGINPHLAPPSHQHGPPLHSPLNPLPAPQFQDIPAPPFLPQALHQQYLLQQQILEAQHRHILPPSSRRTPERVPHQPHRLRPGYEFAPPLHVPPQPVVQQPRYLAEGTDWDLSVDAGLPPHQYHIHPLPQHYQHYLTSPRMHHFPRNNASTQVVVHEIRNYPYPQLHLLALQSLNPSRHASAVRESYEELLQLEDRLGSVNRGAVQTTIERFTFPHKYKKRIPQDLKMCLDDEELDTDEKCTICLSMLEDGEDVRRLPCMHLFHQACVDQWLATSRKCPICRVDIETQLTPDS
- the rnf165b gene encoding E3 ubiquitin-protein ligase RNF165 isoform X2; amino-acid sequence: MLYLTHSDTTFHLLLIPTNFPPQVPDNFSLYSTGSHFNRQQQQQQQQHSHATSCRHFQLGPQAPLPMDFPMPHPGQPQSGINPHLAPPSHQHGPPLHSPLNPLPAPQFQDIPAPPFLPQALHQQYLLQQQILEAQHRHILPPSRRTPERVPHQPHRLRPGYEFAPPLHVPPQPVVQQPRYLAEGTDWDLSVDAGLPPHQYHIHPLPQHYQHYLTSPRMHHFPRNNASTQVVVHEIRNYPYPQLHLLALQSLNPSRHASAVRESYEELLQLEDRLGSVNRGAVQTTIERFTFPHKYKKRIPQDLKMCLDDEELDTDEKCTICLSMLEDGEDVRRLPCMHLFHQACVDQWLATSRKCPICRVDIETQLTPDS